In a single window of the Acinetobacter sp. CS-2 genome:
- a CDS encoding LysE family translocator, translating to MISWLFIGLVISILLTPGPTNTLLASSGIQVGVRKSLRLIPAEAIGYLIAITLWGMIIGSVSAKFPMLPTLLKLLSAFYIIFLAIKLWKTADIEASFNLPTIRARELFCATLLNPKALLFASAVFPSTAWLSVNNYAAHIAMFLVLIVPIALFWTFIGSILASNKVRWLNQSNLQKTASIILISFSIPLSYSAILSL from the coding sequence ATGATTTCATGGTTATTCATTGGTTTAGTCATTAGCATTTTATTGACGCCTGGTCCAACAAATACCTTGCTTGCATCTTCCGGCATTCAGGTCGGTGTACGTAAATCATTACGATTGATTCCTGCTGAAGCGATTGGTTATTTAATTGCAATTACGCTTTGGGGCATGATCATTGGTAGCGTTTCAGCTAAATTTCCCATGCTTCCGACCTTGTTAAAGCTACTGAGTGCATTCTATATTATTTTCCTCGCCATTAAACTTTGGAAAACTGCCGATATTGAAGCAAGTTTTAATCTGCCGACCATCCGTGCCCGCGAATTGTTCTGTGCAACTTTACTCAATCCTAAAGCCTTACTATTTGCTTCGGCTGTTTTTCCAAGTACGGCATGGCTCAGTGTGAATAATTATGCTGCGCATATTGCAATGTTTCTGGTTCTCATTGTCCCGATTGCCTTGTTCTGGACATTTATTGGATCAATTCTGGCTTCTAATAAAGTACGCTGGTTAAATCAATCCAATTTGCAAAAGACTGCTTCTATCATCTTAATCAGTTTTTCAATTCCATTAAGTTATTCTGCTATTTTGAGTCTTTAA
- a CDS encoding DUF2062 domain-containing protein gives MFMAKQFFQSWLPSPQKVAGMKVMKIFGERTLNPLLWYVNRKSISKAVFIGTFWGMLPLPFHSILIVLTVLLFEVNLPVSLCLAWLTNPFTLVPILYLGFWLGSKIFQVNMIDQDMMLGVLHQISHAITHFGHGHIDLSLAKILLFGLVLEAFIFAIIFFVITRLLWRWNIIQHHKRRRYFQ, from the coding sequence ATTTTTATGGCAAAACAGTTCTTTCAGTCCTGGCTTCCCTCACCGCAAAAAGTTGCAGGGATGAAAGTAATGAAAATTTTTGGTGAGCGTACCTTAAATCCTTTACTTTGGTATGTGAACAGAAAGTCCATTTCAAAAGCTGTTTTTATTGGCACGTTTTGGGGCATGCTACCTTTACCATTTCACAGTATTTTGATTGTATTGACGGTATTGCTATTTGAAGTCAATTTACCTGTGAGCTTATGTCTTGCCTGGCTGACCAATCCTTTTACCCTGGTTCCAATTCTGTATCTGGGGTTCTGGTTAGGCAGCAAAATTTTCCAGGTCAATATGATTGATCAGGATATGATGCTGGGGGTGTTGCATCAGATCAGCCACGCTATCACCCACTTTGGGCATGGACACATCGACTTGAGTCTGGCGAAAATTTTATTATTCGGGTTGGTACTAGAGGCTTTCATCTTTGCAATTATATTCTTCGTGATTACCCGATTATTGTGGCGATGGAATATTATTCAGCACCATAAACGGCGCCGATATTTTCAATAA
- the dcd gene encoding dCTP deaminase yields the protein MAIKSDRWIREMSEKHGMIEPYAENQVRYDETGEKLISYGVSSYGYDVRCAREFKVFTNVHSAIVDPKNFDDKSFIDIESDVCIIPPNSFALARTVEYFRIPRNVLTVCLGKSTYARCGIIVNVTPLEPEWEGHVTLEFSNTTNLPARIYAGEGVAQMLFFESDEVCETSYKDRGGKYQGQTGVTLPKA from the coding sequence ATGGCAATTAAGTCTGATCGTTGGATTCGCGAAATGAGCGAAAAACACGGCATGATTGAACCGTATGCGGAAAACCAGGTACGTTATGATGAAACTGGTGAAAAACTCATTTCTTATGGTGTTTCAAGCTATGGTTATGATGTTCGTTGTGCACGCGAATTTAAAGTATTTACCAATGTTCATTCAGCAATTGTCGATCCAAAAAACTTTGATGATAAAAGCTTTATCGACATTGAATCCGATGTCTGTATTATTCCGCCCAATTCATTTGCTTTGGCTCGTACTGTAGAGTATTTCCGTATTCCGCGTAATGTTTTGACTGTATGTCTTGGTAAATCGACTTATGCACGCTGCGGTATTATTGTGAATGTCACTCCACTTGAACCAGAGTGGGAAGGACATGTGACACTGGAATTTTCAAATACCACCAACTTGCCAGCACGTATTTATGCAGGTGAAGGCGTTGCGCAAATGTTGTTCTTTGAATCTGATGAAGTATGTGAAACTTCATATAAAGACCGGGGTGGTAAGTATCAAGGACAAACTGGTGTGACTTTGCCAAAAGCATAA
- a CDS encoding VOC family protein, with protein sequence MNIAKNSICLWYDNDAEGAARFYAETFPDSSIGAVHCAPGNYPSGKAGDILTVEFTVLGVACIGLNGGSAFKHNEAFSFQVATEDQDETDRYWNAIVGNGGQESECGWCKDKWGISWQITPIVLTKAYTSPDRAAAKRAFDAMMTMKKIDISVIEAAFRA encoded by the coding sequence ATGAATATTGCAAAGAATAGCATATGCCTTTGGTACGATAATGACGCTGAAGGCGCTGCAAGATTTTATGCTGAGACCTTTCCTGATTCATCGATCGGTGCAGTACATTGTGCACCTGGAAATTATCCATCAGGGAAAGCAGGGGATATTTTAACTGTGGAGTTTACCGTGCTAGGCGTTGCCTGCATCGGACTGAATGGCGGATCAGCATTTAAACACAACGAAGCGTTCTCATTTCAGGTGGCGACCGAGGATCAGGATGAAACGGATCGCTACTGGAATGCGATTGTCGGAAATGGTGGTCAGGAAAGCGAATGTGGTTGGTGTAAAGATAAATGGGGAATCTCTTGGCAGATTACCCCAATCGTCCTAACGAAAGCTTATACCAGTCCTGACCGTGCGGCTGCCAAACGTGCATTTGATGCCATGATGACCATGAAAAAAATTGACATTTCTGTAATAGAAGCCGCATTTCGTGCTTGA
- the hcaE gene encoding 3-phenylpropionate/cinnamic acid dioxygenase subunit alpha: MSGKIDVREIDALVDAQNGRITPSIYTDPDLYELELERVFGRTWLFLCHESQIPKAGDFFNTYMGEDPIIVARQKDGSVKAFLNQCRHRAMRVSFADCGNTRAFTCPYHGWSYGIDGSLKDIPLEERAYPQGACKKEWGLLEVTRVKSYKGLVFGCWDETTPDLEEYMGDMAWYLDGVLDRRPGGTVIVGGVHKWEIECNWKFAAEQFASDQYHALFSHASAVQVLGAKPDDDASKHLGAAQTARPVWETAKDAIQFGSRGHGSGFFFTEKPDANVWVDGEVANYFRETYEEVKERLGETRALRLAGHNTMFPTLSWLNGTATLRVWHPRGPNKTEVWAFCICDADAPQDVKDAFERSATRAFGPAGFLEQDDSENWVEIQKVLRGYKARQNKLIVEMGKGSEKVREDGVPGITSYIFSETAARGFYRRWADLLIHKEWEDVEKATEAYEKELVK, encoded by the coding sequence ATGAGTGGAAAAATTGATGTGCGCGAAATCGACGCTTTAGTCGATGCACAAAATGGACGTATTACTCCATCTATTTATACAGATCCAGATTTATACGAATTAGAACTTGAACGCGTGTTTGGTCGTACATGGTTATTCCTTTGCCATGAAAGCCAGATTCCTAAAGCAGGTGACTTTTTTAACACCTACATGGGTGAAGATCCGATTATTGTGGCACGCCAAAAAGACGGTTCAGTTAAAGCATTCTTAAACCAATGTCGTCACCGTGCTATGCGCGTAAGCTTCGCAGACTGTGGTAATACCCGTGCGTTCACTTGCCCATACCACGGCTGGTCATACGGTATTGACGGTTCTTTAAAAGACATTCCGCTTGAAGAGCGTGCTTACCCACAAGGGGCTTGCAAAAAAGAATGGGGATTACTTGAAGTAACCCGTGTTAAATCCTACAAAGGCCTGGTATTTGGCTGCTGGGATGAAACAACGCCTGACCTAGAAGAATACATGGGCGATATGGCTTGGTATTTAGATGGTGTTCTAGATCGTCGCCCTGGTGGTACAGTGATTGTTGGTGGTGTACACAAGTGGGAAATCGAGTGTAACTGGAAATTTGCTGCTGAACAGTTCGCATCTGACCAATACCACGCATTGTTCTCTCATGCATCTGCAGTACAGGTGCTTGGTGCAAAACCGGACGATGATGCGTCTAAACACCTTGGTGCAGCACAAACGGCCCGTCCAGTGTGGGAAACAGCGAAAGACGCGATCCAATTCGGTTCACGTGGCCATGGTTCAGGCTTCTTCTTCACCGAAAAACCAGATGCAAACGTTTGGGTAGATGGTGAAGTAGCAAACTATTTCCGTGAAACTTATGAAGAAGTAAAAGAACGTTTAGGTGAAACCCGTGCACTGCGTCTAGCAGGTCACAACACCATGTTCCCGACACTGTCTTGGTTGAACGGTACTGCAACACTTCGTGTATGGCACCCACGTGGTCCAAACAAAACTGAAGTTTGGGCATTCTGTATCTGTGATGCTGATGCACCACAAGACGTGAAAGATGCATTTGAACGTTCTGCAACCCGTGCTTTCGGTCCTGCTGGTTTCCTTGAGCAAGATGACTCTGAAAACTGGGTAGAAATTCAAAAAGTATTACGTGGTTATAAAGCTCGTCAAAACAAACTGATCGTTGAGATGGGTAAAGGCAGCGAAAAAGTACGTGAAGATGGTGTCCCTGGTATCACCAGCTATATTTTCTCTGAAACAGCAGCACGTGGTTTTTATCGTCGTTGGGCAGACCTGCTGATTCATAAAGAATGGGAAGATGTTGAGAAAGCAACTGAAGCATATGAGAAGGAGCTTGTGAAATGA
- a CDS encoding 3-carboxyethylcatechol 2,3-dioxygenase has product MAIKLICASHSPLMEFASPQEKRKEQVVRDAFAKLAVEVKAYDPTLIITFGPDHFNGFFYDLMPSFCVGVRAKAAGDWDYGKDNDHLNVPQDKALALVRNVLDEGVDVAYSYRMQADHGVTQPLHFLCEGQLDRYPTIPVFINGAAAPMPTTKRTIALGRAVGQFIKSLNLENERVLVLGTGGLSHDPPTPQTGSVPPEVEEFLIAGRNPTPEARNARQANVISVGQRLAAGDKSISVPLNPEWDLALLEKFKNADFAALEAMTEAEIRRDGGRGGQEVRAWMAAFAALSELGEYDMTTHCYEEISEWIAGFGIVSAELKA; this is encoded by the coding sequence ATGGCTATTAAACTTATTTGTGCATCTCATAGCCCTTTAATGGAATTTGCTTCACCTCAGGAAAAACGCAAAGAACAGGTTGTTCGTGATGCCTTTGCCAAACTGGCAGTTGAAGTAAAAGCTTATGACCCTACCCTGATCATTACTTTTGGTCCTGACCATTTTAATGGTTTTTTCTATGACCTGATGCCAAGCTTCTGTGTCGGTGTTCGTGCCAAGGCTGCAGGTGACTGGGACTATGGTAAAGATAATGACCACCTGAATGTACCTCAAGACAAGGCACTGGCTTTGGTTCGCAATGTACTGGATGAAGGTGTGGATGTTGCATATTCTTATCGCATGCAAGCCGACCATGGGGTAACCCAGCCTTTACATTTCCTCTGTGAAGGTCAGCTTGACCGTTATCCAACAATTCCGGTTTTTATTAATGGCGCTGCAGCACCCATGCCCACCACCAAGCGTACCATCGCTTTAGGCCGTGCTGTAGGTCAGTTTATCAAATCTTTAAACCTTGAAAATGAACGTGTACTTGTACTGGGTACGGGTGGCCTTTCACACGATCCACCGACTCCGCAAACGGGTTCTGTGCCACCAGAAGTGGAAGAGTTCCTGATTGCGGGCCGTAACCCGACACCTGAAGCACGTAATGCCCGTCAGGCGAATGTGATTTCTGTCGGTCAGCGTCTGGCTGCAGGCGACAAGAGCATTTCTGTGCCTCTAAACCCTGAGTGGGATCTGGCATTACTTGAAAAATTCAAAAATGCAGATTTCGCTGCACTGGAAGCCATGACTGAAGCTGAAATCCGCCGTGACGGTGGCCGTGGTGGTCAGGAAGTTCGTGCCTGGATGGCTGCATTTGCTGCCTTGAGCGAACTGGGCGAATACGACATGACGACACATTGCTATGAAGAAATCAGTGAGTGGATTGCGGGCTTCGGCATCGTATCTGCTGAGTTAAAAGCTTAA
- a CDS encoding DUF6160 family protein — MKKITKLKILTASILIAQQSHAFEQLSDDYLGSVTGQDGISITHEISKATINAVNWVDSSSKSNANDSLLRPDTMKMGLKDVTLSGVNNQSIISTLDFDVGATD, encoded by the coding sequence ATGAAAAAAATAACAAAGTTAAAAATACTTACGGCAAGCATTTTGATTGCACAACAAAGCCATGCATTTGAGCAACTTTCCGATGATTATCTTGGCTCAGTAACCGGGCAAGATGGTATCAGCATTACACATGAGATCTCCAAGGCAACTATAAATGCTGTCAATTGGGTTGATTCTTCTTCAAAAAGCAATGCCAACGATTCATTACTACGTCCTGATACCATGAAGATGGGGCTGAAAGATGTGACCCTGTCAGGTGTCAATAATCAATCGATTATTTCTACGCTTGACTTTGATGTGGGGGCAACTGATTGA
- the gabT gene encoding 4-aminobutyrate--2-oxoglutarate transaminase has protein sequence MDSKHSALNARKQQATPRGVGVMCQWYAEKAENSTIWDAEGNQYIDFAGGIAVLNTGHRHPKIIAAVTEQLTKFTHTAYQVVPYESYVSLAERINERAPIDGPAKTSFFSTGAEAVENAVKIARAYTGRHGIVTFGNGFHGRSFMTMAMTGKTAPYKRDFGVMPAGVFHARYPVESKGITVDDAIQSIEDIFAEDVAAHDVAAIVLEPVQGEGGFNVVPAEFLKRLRALCDQHGILMIADEVQTGFARTGKLFAMNHYETKADLITMAKSLGGGFPISGVVGRTEVMDAPNPGGLGGTYAGSPIAVAAAHAVIDVIEGEGLCDRANVLGAELVSVLNNIKASSNVVTDIRALGSMVAVELETAEQAKAVQNYAMANGLLILTCGRSGNVIRFLYPLTIPTAQFREGLAILEQGFATLTA, from the coding sequence ATGGACAGTAAACACTCTGCACTGAATGCACGTAAACAGCAAGCGACGCCTCGTGGTGTTGGTGTCATGTGTCAATGGTACGCGGAGAAAGCAGAGAACTCGACAATTTGGGATGCTGAAGGCAATCAATATATCGATTTCGCAGGTGGTATTGCGGTACTGAATACCGGTCATCGTCATCCTAAAATTATTGCTGCTGTTACTGAACAATTAACAAAATTTACCCATACAGCCTATCAGGTTGTACCTTACGAAAGTTATGTCTCTCTTGCTGAGCGTATTAATGAGCGTGCACCAATTGACGGCCCTGCAAAAACCTCATTCTTTTCTACTGGTGCTGAAGCAGTAGAAAATGCAGTTAAAATTGCCCGTGCCTATACTGGCCGTCACGGCATTGTAACTTTTGGTAACGGTTTCCATGGTCGTTCATTCATGACCATGGCCATGACGGGTAAAACTGCCCCTTACAAACGTGACTTTGGGGTAATGCCGGCGGGTGTTTTCCATGCACGTTATCCGGTAGAGTCAAAAGGCATTACTGTGGACGATGCCATCCAAAGCATTGAAGACATTTTTGCTGAAGATGTGGCTGCACATGATGTGGCGGCAATCGTACTTGAGCCTGTGCAAGGTGAAGGCGGTTTTAATGTTGTACCGGCAGAATTTTTAAAGCGTTTACGTGCATTGTGTGATCAGCATGGTATTTTGATGATTGCAGATGAAGTACAAACAGGCTTTGCCCGTACCGGTAAACTGTTTGCCATGAATCACTACGAAACCAAAGCAGACCTGATCACGATGGCAAAAAGCCTGGGCGGTGGTTTCCCGATCTCTGGCGTGGTTGGTCGTACTGAAGTTATGGATGCACCGAATCCTGGCGGCTTAGGCGGTACTTATGCGGGTAGTCCGATCGCCGTTGCTGCAGCACATGCAGTTATTGATGTGATTGAAGGTGAAGGTCTGTGTGATCGTGCCAATGTCTTGGGTGCGGAACTGGTTTCGGTATTAAATAACATTAAAGCCAGCAGCAATGTAGTCACTGATATTCGCGCGCTGGGTTCAATGGTTGCAGTAGAATTGGAAACGGCTGAACAGGCCAAAGCGGTGCAAAACTATGCAATGGCAAATGGCCTGCTGATTTTAACCTGCGGTCGTTCTGGTAATGTGATTCGTTTCCTATATCCTTTAACCATTCCAACAGCGCAATTCCGTGAAGGCCTGGCTATTTTAGAACAGGGATTTGCAACTTTAACTGCATAA
- the apbC gene encoding iron-sulfur cluster carrier protein ApbC yields MSWLSSLKSVFSPAQEVKEEEIQNVLQGYILPNSKHALKDRITQVNVEGQVLQITLHTYPEEADHLQQIHDDLADALEKCGIRELNMHVIQQKHKQDESCSNPEHGKQGHSCASDAQASTAASAQKLPPVVDAAGQTAPAESKAAEDPNNPPIQKPAPQQRDVPKHPRIQNVILVSSGKGGVGKSTTTVNLALALQKLGLKVGVLDADIYGPSIPTMLGNAGRTPMIEAENFVPLDAYGMAVLSIGHLTGDNNTPVAWRGPKATGALMQLFNQTLWPDLDVLMIDMPPGTGDIQLTLAQRIPVTGAVIVTTPQNVALLDATKGIELFNKVQIPVIGVVENMSTHICSNCGYEEQIFGTGGGDKLAEQYHIPLLGRLPLNVQIRENADAGKPSVLVGDDAAESYMAIAQKIADQLPKVEKPHNRIF; encoded by the coding sequence ATGTCGTGGCTTTCTTCGCTTAAATCTGTGTTTTCACCCGCGCAAGAGGTGAAGGAGGAAGAAATCCAGAATGTGTTACAGGGCTATATCTTGCCCAATTCCAAGCATGCCCTGAAAGACCGGATTACTCAGGTCAATGTAGAAGGTCAGGTATTACAAATCACTCTTCATACTTATCCTGAAGAAGCTGATCATTTACAACAAATTCATGATGATTTGGCCGATGCACTGGAAAAATGCGGCATCCGGGAACTGAATATGCATGTTATTCAACAAAAGCATAAACAGGATGAAAGCTGTTCTAATCCTGAGCATGGCAAACAGGGGCATAGCTGTGCAAGTGATGCACAGGCTTCAACGGCAGCTTCAGCGCAAAAACTTCCCCCTGTGGTAGATGCTGCCGGACAAACTGCTCCAGCTGAAAGCAAAGCTGCAGAAGATCCGAATAACCCACCAATCCAGAAACCGGCACCGCAGCAAAGAGATGTGCCCAAGCATCCACGCATTCAAAATGTGATCCTGGTTTCATCAGGTAAAGGGGGAGTGGGCAAATCGACCACCACCGTCAATCTTGCATTGGCTTTACAGAAACTTGGCTTAAAAGTCGGTGTTCTGGATGCAGATATCTATGGGCCGAGTATTCCAACCATGCTGGGCAATGCCGGACGTACGCCCATGATTGAAGCAGAAAACTTTGTTCCGCTGGATGCCTACGGTATGGCAGTACTCTCGATTGGACATCTAACCGGAGATAACAATACCCCGGTTGCCTGGCGTGGTCCCAAAGCGACTGGCGCTTTAATGCAATTATTTAATCAGACTTTGTGGCCAGACCTGGATGTATTGATGATTGATATGCCACCAGGGACAGGGGATATTCAATTAACTTTGGCGCAGCGTATTCCGGTGACCGGGGCAGTGATTGTCACCACCCCGCAAAATGTTGCCTTACTGGATGCAACCAAAGGCATTGAACTGTTTAATAAGGTCCAGATTCCGGTAATTGGTGTAGTGGAAAATATGTCGACCCATATCTGCTCTAATTGTGGTTATGAGGAACAGATTTTTGGTACAGGTGGAGGTGACAAATTGGCTGAACAATACCATATTCCTTTACTCGGGCGTTTACCGCTCAATGTGCAAATCCGTGAAAATGCCGATGCTGGTAAACCTTCTGTACTCGTGGGGGATGATGCAGCTGAAAGTTATATGGCGATTGCGCAAAAAATTGCCGATCAATTGCCGAAAGTAGAAAAACCACACAATAGAATTTTTTAA
- a CDS encoding NAD-dependent succinate-semialdehyde dehydrogenase, giving the protein MLPDHLKYLLQHPDVCLDQPLSGDYIEVKDAATHDTLAWVKSHDRASVEQAIARSQTAQKAWKAQTALQRADVLWAWFDLMQENKESLAQILTAEQGKPLAEARGEIAYAASFIRWFAEQARRIDGEVLTPTLPNQRLLVIKQAIGVTAAITPWNFPAAMITRKAAPAIAAGCSMLVKPAEQTPLTAYALEVLALQAGLPQDVLLHISGDAIEVGKTLCESDTVKKLSFTGSTQVGRILMQQCAPTIKKLSLELGGNAPVLVFDDANLEQAVQGIMVSKFRNSGQTCVCANRIYVQDGIYDALAEKLTAAVANLKVGDGRQDGSTQGPLIDEDAITKVQSHITDAASKGAQIKIGGQRSSLGGTFFEPTVLTEVTQDMKVAKEETFGPLAPLFRFHTEEEAVAMANDTEFGLATYVFTQSTARQWRVGEALEYGMVGINTGAISNEVAPFGGVKQSGLGREGSKFGIDEYLEMKYLCVDLSS; this is encoded by the coding sequence ATGCTTCCAGATCATTTGAAATATTTATTACAGCATCCGGATGTTTGCTTGGATCAGCCCTTAAGTGGCGATTACATCGAAGTAAAAGATGCGGCAACACATGACACGCTGGCATGGGTGAAATCCCATGACCGTGCATCGGTAGAACAAGCAATTGCTCGTTCACAGACGGCACAGAAGGCATGGAAAGCACAAACAGCATTACAACGCGCTGATGTGCTGTGGGCCTGGTTTGATTTGATGCAGGAAAATAAAGAGTCATTGGCTCAGATTTTGACTGCTGAACAAGGTAAACCTTTAGCTGAAGCGCGCGGTGAGATTGCTTATGCCGCCTCCTTTATCCGCTGGTTTGCTGAACAGGCGCGCCGTATTGACGGTGAAGTGCTGACACCAACGTTGCCGAATCAGCGCTTGTTGGTCATCAAACAGGCAATTGGGGTCACCGCTGCAATTACGCCGTGGAATTTCCCTGCAGCCATGATTACCCGTAAGGCTGCGCCTGCAATTGCTGCCGGCTGTTCTATGCTGGTTAAACCGGCTGAGCAAACGCCATTAACAGCCTATGCTCTGGAAGTGCTAGCTTTACAGGCAGGTTTACCACAAGATGTATTGCTGCACATTAGTGGCGATGCCATTGAAGTGGGCAAAACCTTGTGCGAAAGCGACACAGTGAAAAAGCTGAGCTTTACCGGTTCGACTCAAGTCGGCCGCATTTTGATGCAGCAATGTGCGCCAACCATCAAAAAACTGTCACTTGAGCTGGGTGGCAATGCGCCAGTACTGGTTTTTGATGATGCCAATCTGGAGCAGGCGGTTCAGGGCATTATGGTCAGCAAGTTCCGTAATAGCGGTCAAACCTGTGTCTGTGCCAACCGTATTTATGTGCAAGATGGCATTTATGATGCGCTGGCTGAGAAATTGACTGCCGCTGTAGCCAATTTAAAAGTGGGTGATGGCCGTCAAGACGGTTCCACTCAAGGCCCGTTAATTGATGAAGATGCAATTACCAAGGTGCAGTCGCATATTACAGATGCAGCGAGCAAAGGTGCACAGATTAAAATTGGTGGCCAGCGTTCAAGTCTAGGCGGCACTTTCTTTGAGCCTACCGTGCTGACTGAAGTAACCCAGGACATGAAAGTGGCTAAAGAAGAAACTTTTGGTCCATTGGCTCCATTATTCCGCTTCCACACGGAAGAAGAAGCGGTGGCGATGGCAAATGATACCGAGTTTGGCTTGGCTACTTATGTATTCACACAGAGTACAGCGCGTCAATGGCGTGTCGGTGAAGCATTGGAATATGGCATGGTCGGAATTAATACCGGTGCCATTTCTAATGAAGTTGCGCCATTTGGTGGTGTGAAGCAATCTGGTTTAGGACGTGAAGGTTCTAAATTCGGTATTGATGAATATCTCGAAATGAAATATCTGTGTGTAGATTTATCTTCATAA
- a CDS encoding IS1-like element ISPa14 family transposase, whose protein sequence is MRITLEIKCPTCLSDSIKKNGIKVDGKQNYQCKDCKRQFIGDHALSYLGCNSGITRKILQLMVRGSGIRDIAEVERISIGKVLRTLTESTYQIQPKQSHYESLEVDEFWTFVGNKNNKQWLIYAYHRETGEIVAYVWGKRDLATVQRLKTKLKQLGIHYTRIASDHWDSFITAFKNCKQSIGKFFTVGIEGNNCKIRHRIRRGFRRSCNFSKKIENHFKAFDLTFFYINNGFI, encoded by the coding sequence ATGCGAATAACTCTAGAAATCAAATGTCCAACCTGCCTCAGTGACAGTATAAAGAAAAATGGCATCAAAGTAGATGGGAAACAAAACTATCAGTGCAAAGACTGTAAACGTCAGTTTATTGGTGACCATGCTCTGAGCTATCTAGGATGTAATTCAGGCATTACTCGAAAAATATTACAGTTGATGGTCAGAGGTAGTGGTATACGAGATATCGCTGAAGTTGAGCGAATCAGTATCGGTAAAGTTTTACGTACTTTAACCGAATCGACCTACCAAATTCAGCCTAAACAAAGTCATTATGAGTCTCTTGAAGTTGATGAGTTTTGGACTTTTGTGGGAAATAAAAATAATAAACAATGGCTTATTTACGCCTACCATCGAGAAACAGGTGAGATTGTTGCTTATGTTTGGGGTAAAAGAGACTTAGCTACAGTTCAACGATTGAAGACAAAGCTTAAACAATTAGGTATTCACTACACCCGAATTGCAAGTGATCATTGGGACAGTTTCATAACTGCTTTTAAAAACTGCAAGCAAAGTATTGGTAAATTTTTTACTGTAGGTATTGAAGGTAATAATTGCAAAATAAGGCATCGAATTAGGCGCGGTTTTAGAAGGAGTTGTAATTTTTCAAAAAAGATTGAAAACCATTTTAAAGCTTTCGACTTAACCTTTTTTTACATCAATAATGGCTTCATTTAA
- the hcaF gene encoding 3-phenylpropionate/cinnamic acid dioxygenase subunit beta, giving the protein MSQISVELHYEISQFLYREAKLLDDWKFREWLDVMADDVSYVLRTTPNAQTRDRRRSVEPPTTWVFNDNKHLLERRVARLETGMAWAEEPPSRTTHMVSNVIVEPTEVAGEYDVYVTYLLYRSQKEKDITIYCGKRHDKIRKVEGGLGWQIFDRKITLDQVTYTSHNLSVFF; this is encoded by the coding sequence ATGAGTCAAATCAGTGTGGAACTTCATTACGAAATCAGTCAGTTCCTTTATCGTGAAGCAAAATTGCTGGATGACTGGAAATTCCGCGAATGGCTGGATGTTATGGCAGACGACGTTTCTTACGTCCTGCGTACGACGCCAAACGCGCAAACCCGTGACCGTCGTCGTTCAGTTGAGCCACCAACAACTTGGGTGTTCAACGACAACAAACATCTGTTGGAACGCCGTGTAGCACGTCTGGAAACAGGTATGGCTTGGGCGGAAGAGCCTCCATCACGTACCACTCACATGGTGAGCAACGTGATTGTCGAGCCAACTGAAGTTGCAGGCGAATACGACGTGTACGTGACTTACCTGTTATACCGTTCTCAAAAAGAGAAAGATATTACGATTTACTGTGGTAAACGTCACGACAAGATCCGTAAAGTTGAAGGTGGTTTAGGCTGGCAAATTTTTGACCGCAAAATCACCCTAGACCAAGTGACTTATACCTCACATAACCTGAGTGTGTTCTTCTGA